One region of Armigeres subalbatus isolate Guangzhou_Male chromosome 3, GZ_Asu_2, whole genome shotgun sequence genomic DNA includes:
- the LOC134220503 gene encoding uncharacterized protein LOC134220503 has translation MLILMTGVHHLITTLNLRHLGNDASQPPLEKSIFDMISIYLDQGVFLNSISSSYRVLISFVLLSGVVLSNSYSSGLASVLTVPKYGKPIETIHEFSQTTYRWGAPAIAWILSLIGVENHDIRSVVDKFDIVPEDEQLYQLSLAGDYGLGVELLNGGSFAFGSFIREDNVRSFDILKEEFYFTYTIGYAQRGWPLMEYFNKFNLEAIQFGFLIQWEKQTIRKYLNHRVHEALVEIAAGHNEVDGLGPLTTQHILGSIIILGIGSSVSLIIFVCEFIVSSLHRYFRKMNRNQFLGSTTRFTVIHGK, from the exons ATGTTGATATTGATGACAGGTGTTCATCATTTGATCACTACCTTGAACTTGAGACACCTGGGTAACGATGCATCACAGCCACCActagaaaaatcaatatttgaTATGATATCAATATATTTGGATCAAGGAGTTTTTCTCAA CTCTATTTCTTCATCGTACCGAGTACTAATATCATTCGTACTTTTATCAGGAGTTGTTTTGAGTAATTCATATTCAAGTGGCCTTGCCAGCGTATTGACAGTACCCAAGTATGGAAAACCAATAGAGACGATACATGAATTTTCACAGACCACATACCGATGGGGAGCTCCTGCCATTGCTTGGATTTTATCACTGATAGGCGTTGAAAAT CACGATATAAGGAGCGTTGTTGATAAATTTGATATCGTACCCGAAGATGAACAATTGTACCAGCTATCATTGGCAGGTGACTACGGCCTTGGTGTAGAGTTGCTCAATGGCGGTAGTTTTGCCTTTGGATCGTTCATCCGGGAAGATAATGTCCGATCGTTCGACATATTAAAAGAAGAGTTCTATTTCACATACACCATCGGATATGCGCAACGTGGATGGCCACTGATGGAGTACTTCAACAAGTTCAACCTGGAAGCAATTCAGTTTGGATTTCTCATTCAATGGGAGAAGCAGACGATTCGAAAGTATTTGAATCATCGAGTTCATGAGGCCTTGGTAGAAATTGCTGCCGGACATAATGAGGTGGATGGGCTTGGTCCATTGACAACGCAGCATATCTTGGGATCAATAATCATTCTCGGTATTGGGTCGTCGGTCTCTTTGATAATCTTCGTTTGTGAGTTCATTGTGTCTTCATTGCACCGCTACTTTAGAAAGATGAACAGAAATCAGTTTTTAGGTTCCACCACACGCTTCACAGTAATCCATGGTAAATAA
- the LOC134224980 gene encoding fibrous sheath-interacting protein 2, with protein MSNFLQLRRPTTYSKVLETVPKPERALPRHGGLPLWEKLTLDRKLPSNACPIHPPTFSRGFLGQPLWDNKPIDFGFDLTDPHGRSVSHAYQPLHDKQLADFYRGSEIRNILKQQQLITDENDAICTLEEFNRYRFYLWKLHKHEIRKEFQKLDKIRWEEYRDKKAVLHIKKHYDIEDKYERKRCRARILREAKRTKALKAISKYQKKMKRFMECRNAFKLSNLNEGHLRMLQVRYNNALLKASRKSYRLRLKRKLRDQDSLRTRRLSVMKKRIRESIKITKKERHKMLFMSAQRAEANRLALLQSFIKHKHNNVERRMIRSAKLQERSERQLTSRKARNLASKYDRRSRPAMMRAMLKAWHNVRIRQPDLSRQLSRASVEQAVNIAYSIHTTISPNISSTQIIDTARQLISDFANMPQEQLPLDQYTIRYTSEALLKILEQTKEQVIRAGCYLIEQVATKMRNRIESDEQQRHSTLCGPWNARWKRSSLSSRSTSHRVSIGNVQIVDEIETDQEHFKKSRLRPPTPVTSITSLVEHIVETDETILESSSETLEVPSFVAVAIERRATAGDHPLIHLTFRQKRFLEMNLIKFKAIILRNVETRSLAAIDVMRLEIVRRKLRCPSEATTKESIARETARCILVFPKEDKKYAELLLDTINLLVCEVCDELEDILNAP; from the exons ATGTCAAACTTTTTGCAACTTCGCCGCCCAACAACCTACTCCAAAGTGTTGGAAACGGTGCCAAAACCGGAGAGAGCCTTACCCCGACACGGAGGTCTACCGCTATGGGAAAAACTAACTCTTGATCGAAAACTCCCTTCCAATGCGTGCCCAATCCATCCACCGACGTTCTCGCGCGGGTTCCTCGGGCAGCCCCTGTGGGACAACAAACCCATCGATTTTGGGTTTGACCTGACCGATCCACACGGCCGGAGTGTGTCGCACGCTTACCAACCGTTGCACGATAAACAGCTGGCGGATTTCTACCGCGGTTCTGAAATACGCAAC ATTCTGAAACAGCAACAATTGATAACCGACGAAAATGATGCCATCTGCACTCTGGAGGAGTTCAATCGGTACCGGTTTTATCTTTGGAAACTACATAAGCATGAAATTCgcaaagagtttcaaaaattg GATAAAATACGATGGGAAGAGTACCGCGACAAGAAAGCTGTTCTGCATATCAAGAAGCACTACGACATTGAGGACAAATACGAGCGTAAACGATGCAGGGCACGCATTTTGAGAGAAGCAAAACGAACAAA AGCTTTGAAGGCCATTTCCAAATatcaaaagaaaatgaaaagattTATGGAATGTCGAAATGCGTTTAAACTATCCAATCTAAACGAAGGGCACCTACGCATGTTGCAAGTTCGTTACAATAATGCATTACTCAAGGCATCTCGAAAATC ATATCGTCTACGTTTGAAACGAAAACTTCGTGATCAGGATTCATTACGCACCCGAAGACTATCCGTCATGAAGAAACGGATAAGAGAATCAATTAAAATTACG AAGAAAGAGAGACACAAGATGCTTTTCATGTCGGCTCAACGTGCAGAAGCCAACCGGTTGGCACTTTTGCAAAGTTTCATAAAGCACAAGCACAACAATGTCGAACGACGAATGATCCGATCGGCCAAACTTCAGGAGCGTTCAGAGCGGCAACTAACCAGCAGGAAGGCACGAAACCTTGCCAGCAAATACGACAGACGTTCCAGGCCTGCGATGATGCGAGCCATGCTGAAAGCATGGCATAACGTCCGCATTCGCCAACCGGACCTAAGCCGACAACTGTCGCGCGCCTCGGTTGAACAGGCCGTCAACATTGCCTACAGCATCCACACCACCATCAGTCCCAACATCAGCAGCACCCAAATAATCGACACTGCCAGACAACTGATCAGCGACTTTGCCAACATGCCTCAGGAGCAACTACCGCTGGATCAATACACCATCCGTTACACCAGTGAAGCCCTACTGAAAATACTGGAACAAACCAAAGAGCAAGTGATACGCGCCGGGTGCTATCTCATCGAGCAGGTGGCAACTAAAATGCGCAATCGAATTGAATCCGACGAACAACAACGCCACTCAACACTGTGCGGCCCTTGGAATGCACGCTGGAAACGCTCCTCCCTGTCGAGTCGATCCACAAGCCACCGGGTATCGATAGGAAATGTCCAAATCGTAGACGAAATTGAAACCGATCAAGAACATTTCAAAAAATCTCGCCTACGACCACCCACCCCCGTTACATCCATTACATCTCTTGTCGAGCACATTGTGGAAACCGACGAGACCATCCTGGAATCTTCCAGTGAAACCCTGGAAGTGCCTTCCTTCGTAGCGGTTGCCATAGAGAGACGAGCCACGGCCGGCGACCACCCGTTGATACATCTAACCTTCCGACAGAAACGGTTCCTGGAGATGAACCTGATCAAGTTCAAGGCTATCATCCTTCGCAACGTGGAAACTCGCTCGCTGGCCGCTATCGATGTGATGCGACTGGAAATCGTCCGCCGGAAGTTACGCTGCCCAAGCGAGGCCACGACGAAGGAAAGCATTGCGCGCGAAACGGCACGATGCATTTTGGTGTTCCCCAAGGAGGATAAGAAATATGCCGAGCTACTTTTGGACACCATAAACCTGCTGGTGTGCGAAGTTTGCGACGAGTTGGAGGACATTCTGAATGCGCCGTAG